From one Mustela nigripes isolate SB6536 chromosome 16, MUSNIG.SB6536, whole genome shotgun sequence genomic stretch:
- the LOC132004093 gene encoding olfactory receptor 1P1-like, with translation MAGGNQTSIFEFFLWGLSERPEQQRFLFLLFLWMYVVTVVGNLLIVLAIGTDARLHTPMYFFLASLSCADILFISTTVPKALVNIQTQSRSISYTGCLVQLYFFLTFGDMDIFLLATMAYDRYVAICHPLHYKMVMSCRRCTFLVTACWILTSLVAMTHTFLIFRLSFCSKKIIPDFFCDLGPLMKVSCSDTQVNELVLLFLGGAVILIPFVLILVSYIYIVSAILRVPSAQGRRKAFSTCGSHLAVVALFFGTVIRAYLCPSSSSSNSIEEDTAAAVMYTVVTPLLNPFIYSLRNKDMKCALVRFLRGKVFLSWGQ, from the coding sequence ATGGCAGGAGGCAACCAGACCAGCATCTTTGAGTTCTTCCTCTGGGGACTCTCAGAGCGGCCAGAGCAGCAGCGtttcctcttcctgctgttccTGTGGATGTATGTGGTCACTGTGGTTGGGAACCTCCTCATTGTCCTGGCCATTGGTACTGATGCACGTCTCCACACACCTatgtacttcttccttgccagCCTGTCCTGTGCAGACATCCTCTTCATTTCCACCACTGTGCCTAAGGCCTTGGTGAACATCCAGACTCAGAGTAGGTCCATCTCCTACACAGGATGCCTGGTTCAGCTCTACTTCTTTTTGACTTTTGGGGACATGGACATCTTTCTCCTGGCCAcaatggcctatgaccgctatgtggccatctgccaccCTCTCCACTACAAGATGGTCATGAGCTGCCGGCGTTGCACCTTCTTGGTTACTGCCTGCTGGATCCTGACAAGTCTTGTTGCCATGACCCACACTTTCCTCATCTTCCGACTTTCTTTTTGCTCTAAGAAGATCATTCCTGATTTCTTCTGTGATCTGGGACCCCTGATGAAGGTGTCTTGCTCTGACACTCAGGTCAATGAGCTTGTACTCCTTTTCTTGGGAGGAGCAGTCATTTTAATCCCCTTTGTGCTCATCCTGGTCTCTTATATCTACATTGTTTCAGCCATCCTCAGAGTCCCCTCTGCCCAGGGAAGGCGCAAGGCCTTCTCTACCTGTGGGTCACACCTTGCGGTTGTTGCTCTGTTCTTTGGGACAGTGATCAGGGCTTATCTGTGCCCCTCATCATCTTCCTCCAACTCCATAGAAGAGGACACAGCAGCTGCTGTCATGTACACAGTGGTAACCCCCCTGCTGAACCCCTTCATTTACAGCCTGCGGAACAAGGACATGAAGTGTGCCCTGGTGAGATTTCTCAGGGGTAAAGTCTTCCTTTCATGGGGTCAGTGA
- the LOC132003743 gene encoding olfactory receptor 1D2: MLQTVEEMDGVNNSGVSEFLLLGISDSPEQQWVLFWMFLSMYLVTVVGNVLIILAISFDPRLYTPMYFFLANLSFTDLFFVTNTIPKMLVSLQSQNKAISYVGCLTQLYFLVSLVALDNLILATMAYDRYVAICRPLHYTTVMSPGLCIMLLTLCWALSVFYGLTHTLLMTRVTFCGSRKIHYIFCEMYVLLRLACSNTEVNHIVLIATGCFIFLTPLGFMIMSYVRIVRAILQIPSATGKYKAFSTCASHLAVVSLFYGTLGMVYLQPLQTYSMKDSVATVMYAVVTPMMNPFIYSLRNKDMHGALRRLLLGKVFQRLT; encoded by the coding sequence ATGTTGCAGACAGTTGAGGAAATGGATGGAGTCAACAATAGTGGAGTCTCTGAGTTTCTGCTCCTGGGGATCTCAGACAGTCCTGAGCAGCAGTGGGTCCTGTTCTGGATGTTCCTGTCCATGTACCTGGTCACAGTGGTGGGAAATGTGCTCATCATCCTGGCCATCAGCTTTGATCCCCGCCTGTacacacccatgtacttcttcctggccAACCTCTCCTTCACTGACCTCTTCTTTGTCACCAATACAATCCCCAAGATGCTGGTGAGCCTCCAGTCTCAGAACAAAGCCATCTCCTATGTGGGGTGTCTGACACAGCTCTACTTCCTAGTCTCCTTGGTGGCCCTGGACAACCTTATCCTGGCCACAATGGCATATGACCGTTATGTGGCCATCTGCCGCCCCCTCCACTACACCACGGTCATGAGTCCTGGGCTCTGTATTATGCTCCTCACCTTGTGTTGGGCACTTTCTGTTTTCTATGGCCTCACCCACACCCTCCTCATGACCAGGGTAACATTCTGTGGTTCCCGGAAGATCCACTACATCTTCTGTGAGATGTATGTGCTGCTGAGGCTGGCATGTTCCAATACTGAAGTCAATCATATAGTGCTGATTGCCACAggctgctttattttcctcaccCCTTTAGGATTCATGATCATGTCCTATGTCCGAATTGTCAGAGCCATCCTCCAAATACCCTCAGCCACTGGGAAGTACAAAGCCTTCTCCACCTGTGCTTCCCATTTGGCTGTGGTCTCCCTCTTCTATGGGACACTTGGCATGGTATATCTGCAGCCCCTCCAAACCTACTCCATGAAGGACTCAGTAGCCACAGTGATGTATGCTGTGGTGACCCCCATGATGAACCCTTTCATCTACAGCCTGAGGAACAAGGACATGCATGGGGCTCTGAGAAGACTCCTCCTAGGAAAAGTTTTCCAGAGGTTGACTTGA